Part of the Candidatus Brocadia sinica JPN1 genome, GCTTCACCCAACCTTAGAAAGCTAATTTCCGCAAAAAAGATATTTTCCATGGGAAGTTTTACGATACTGATTGATGATAAGCAGATTCTATCACTTGCATACCGCTTTCGAGCGCTTGTTTATTAATGGCAAACAAATTTCCCTTTTTTCCCTTCAGCATTGTCTGCAACTGATCTAAAATAAGGCTGGCAGAAAATAGCTTTTTAATAGACAGATAGGCGCCCAGCATCACGATATTTGAGGCCAGTACATTTCCCAGCTTGCTGGCAATCTCTGTCGCCGGTACTTTATAGATTTTTGCGTCAGGGGTGCTGTCTAATGTAATCATGGAGGCATTCAGGACAAGTAATCCGCCGGGCCTTAACATTCCCTTATATTTTTGATAGGAAGGCTGGTTCATAACAATAATGGTGTCAGCTTCTTCAATGAGGGGAGAAAAGATTTCTTCGCTTGAAACAATCAGGTGATAGACGGCAGTTCCGCCTCTCACTTCTGTCCCATAGGAGGGGAAATACGTTACATATTTGCCATTGGTCATGGCGGCTTGCGCAAGTAATTTACCCAGCAGCATCATCCCCTGTCCGCCAAAACCGGCCAGGATTATCTTTTCTATCATAGTGGTAAATGCTCTGCCACGAATGAACACAAATCTACACGAACAACAACGTCATCATACAATATTTTTTTTCGTATCCATGCGTGGATAGCTTAGTTTTTACTCTCCCAATCTTTTACCACGCCGAGCGGGAAGGTACTAGACATTTCTTCATCAATGTATTTCATTGCTTCGTTGGGATCCATTCTCCAGTAGATTGGGCAGGGGGACAGAATTTCTATCAAGGAAAACCCCTTCTTCTCACGCTGTGTTTTAAATCCTTTTTCAATTGCCTTTTTGGTTTTACGAATGTTTTCCGGGGAGGAGAGACAAACCCTTTCCAGGTAACTGGTGCCATCCAGGACGGACAGGAGTTCACACACACGAATGGGGTTTCCGTAGTTTATCGCGTCCCGCCCTGACGGGGTTGTGGCAGTTTTTTGCCCCAATAAGGTTGTTGGCGCCATCTGGCCATTTGTCATGCCATAGATTGCGTTATTGACGAAGATAAACGTGATATTCTCTCCCCTGTTGGCGGCATGAATAATCTCTGCGGTTCCGATTGCCGCAAGATCCCCATCCCCCTGATAAGCAAACACGATATGGTCAGGATGCACCCTCTTAATACCTGTAGCCACAGCTGGGGGGCGGCCATGTGCAGCCTCGCACATGTCAATATCAAGATAATTATACGCAAGGACTGCGCATCCAACCGGAGCAAGCCCGATGGTTTTTCCGCGAATGCCCCACGCATCAATAATCTCGGCGATAAGTCTCAGGACAATTCCATGACCACAACCCGGACAAAAATGCGTTGCTGTATCGTTAAATGTTTTTGGCCTTTCATATATAGGTCGCATATTACTTTACCTCAGCTAATTGTAATAACGTATTGGCGGCGCGGTTACCAGGCACGACTTCTACTATTTTTTTGATTACTTCTGACGATGTTGGCACCCCTCCGCCAGTTCTTCCGTAAAAATGAACCGGACACCTGCCCTCAACCGAGAGCCTTACATCCTCAACCATCTGTCCGGCGCTCATTTCAACCGTCAGGATACACTGCACTTTTTCTGATACCTTTTGAATAATTTCTTTCGGAAATGGCCATAAGGTAATCGGGCGTATCAGACCCACTTTAAATTCAAGCCGTCTGCTCTTCCTGACGACCTCTTTGCATATCCTCGCTGACGTGCCGTAAGCAACCAGGACAATATCGGCCTTATGAGTATTGACTGCCTCATAACGGACTTCATGTTCTTCTATTATTTTATATTTTCTCTGCAAGTGGGCATTGAACTCTTCCAGCTGACCTTTCACAGGGTAAAAAGATTTTACAATATTTCGTTTTCTCCCTTCAGCGCCTGTCAGCGCCCAATTTTTCGGTGAAATATTTTTTTTGGGTTTTTTCTGGAATTCCACAGGTTCCATTAATTGACCGATCTGTGCGTCTCCCAGGATCATCACAGGGTTTCGGTACTTATCGGCAAGGTCAAAGGCATCGTAAACAAGGTCAGCCATTTCCTGGACAGAACTGGGTGCAAGCACGATGGTATGATAATCGCCATGTCCCCCACCTTTTACCGCCTGGAAATAGTCTGCCTGTGATGCCGAGATGTCTCCTAATCCAGGCCCTCCTCGCTGTATATTGACTATTACGCAGGGAAGTTCACTTCCGGCCAGATAGGAAATTCCCTCTTGTTTCAGGCTGATGCCAGGGCTGGACGATGAAGTCATTGCACGACCGCCAGCCGCAGCGCTCCCGTGAACCATACTAATGGCGGCAATCTCACTCTCTGCCTGGATAAAGGCGCCGCCGACCTGAGGCATCCGTATTGACATATAGTTGATAAGTTCATTCTGAGGTGTAATGGGATACCCGTAATAGTATCTGCAACCTGCCACTATTGCCGCTTCCGCCGCTGCCTCATTTCCGGTCAATAACTGTTTCATAATAGATATGCCCCTGGCAAATTGTCTTTATAAATAACGGTTTTTCACTTAATTATAAATCTCTATTGCTACGTCAGGACACATTATTGCACATTTTTTACAACCATCACATTCTGAGTCTTCTCTGAACTTCACAGGATGCAGTCCATGTTCGTTTATGGCATCGGATACCACCAACGATTTGTTATGACATACGGGGATACAAAGAAGGCATCCCTTACAATAATTCTCTTTTATTCTAATTACGGCCATAATTTGGCTGTCCTCCCCAGTTCAACTTCTCGCGCAACACACCATAAAACGTTCGCGTGCCCGTATCAATCATCTGAACCTCAATATCTGACCTTTCGATCTTTATCTTATCACCCATTTCCAGTTCGGTGAAGACCTGGCCATCTACGGTAAAACCGGCGCCACTTAACTGAGACAAGATTTCCATCTCGATCTTTACATCGCCTGAAACGACTAGCGGACGATTTGTAAGGGTGTGGGGGCATATGGGTACAATGATAAACGCATTTAAATCGGGTGTCAATAGTGGACCTCCCGCAGACAATGAATGTGCCGTAGAGCCCAAAGGGGTCGATATAATTAAACCATCCGCCCTGTATGTCGCCACGTCTTCCCCGTTGATATGTAATTTTATAGAAATTAATCTTGACAGAGATGAACGGGAGATTACCCCATCATTAATACCTGTTGATTCGTTCACGATTTTACCGGCACGTTCAAGACGGCACAAAAGGAGCATCCTTTTTCGCACCCGATAATTCCCTGTAAATATTTTTTCCAATGAAGCACATACGTTCCTTTCCATAAGCTCTGCCAGAAAACCAAATCGTCCCATATGCACGCCGATAATCGGTATCTGATTTCTTCCAAGCCCTCTGCAGGTCGAAAGGAGAGCTCCATCCCCCCCAAAAACCACGGCTATTTCGGCCCCCGGTTTTTCAAATTTTCTTTCTTTCGATAAGTCAATAACTTCAGCAATGACATGTTTTTCCAGCCATGGTTTTAATCCGGAAATCGTATCAAATATCTTTTTCTTGCTTAAATCGCCTAAAACCAGAATCTTTTTCATTCTTAAACGGTCAAACGCCGCTTTCCTGTCTTGGTAAATGAGTTATGTATGTCCATGAACCCAAGTGTTGCAATAAATTTATCTGCAATTCCATCCTCATCCAAACCGATATTTTTTAATATCAGATTCCGGGGTCCATGCTCAACAAAACGGTCGGGAATGCCCATTCTCACGATTTTACCTGCGTCTTCCCTTGCATCAGAGACAAGTTCAAGCACAGCAGAGCCAAAACCACCCATCAGGGCATGGTCTTCCACGGTGATTATCAGTTTATGGTTCCTGACTAACTTCAAAATAAGTTCTTTGTCAAGGGGTTTGGCAAACCGGGCATTAACTACCGTCACCTCTATGCCTTTTTCACTCAGCTTTTCAGCAGCCTGCAGACATCGGTATACCATTGCGCCGTAGGCAAGAAGCACACCATCTGTCCCCTCTCTCAACACCTCAGACCTTCCAATCTCAAACGTCTTATAAGGTAAATTAGGTTTTTCGTCAGGAACATCCTCTTTGGGATATCGGATCGCAACAGTTTTATCCGAATCCAAAGCAAGCTTTAGCATAGACCTTAACTCATTTCCATCCTTTGGCGCCATTAAGACAATTTCCGGCAGATTACGCAGATATGCAATATCAAAGACACCGTTATGTGTGGGGCCGTCATTACCCACGATTCCGGCCCTATCCAGCACAAACACAACTTTATTCCTTTGCAGACAAACATCATGAAAGACCTGATCATAAGCCCTCTGCAGGAATGTCGAGTAGATAGCCACGACGGGTTTCAGTCCCCCCGCAGACAATCCGTTAGCCAAACCCACGGCATGCTGTTCACAAATTCCCACATCATAAAACCGGTCTGGGAATTTTTTCCCAAAAGAAACCATGCCGGTTCCGTCAGGCATGGCAGCTGTAATGCCTACTACTTTAAGGTCGGTTTTTGCCAGTTCTACGAGGGTATCTCCGAAAATATTTGTGTAAGAAACTCTTTTGGCATCGTTAGAGGACTGTTTAATTTTTCCGTCGCACATTTCAAACTTGCCGGCGCTATGGTATTGAGTTGGATTCTGACACGCCGGTTCAAATCCACGGCCTTTTTCAGTTGCCACATGGAGAAGCACCGGGCCTTCGAGGTGTTTTATATCATTTAATGTCTCGATCAATATCCGGAAATCGTGCCCGTCAATTGGGCCAAAATAATTAAACCCAAGTTCTACAAATATCTGGCCCGGGGCAGCTCCCTTCCTTATTAATTCAACAATATGTTCCAGGGTCTTTTCAACTGGTTTGCCAAATACCGGCAAGAGGTTCAGTAAATTACGAGCCTCTTTCTTAAGATCGGCAAACAGCGGGGCCGTCCTGATTTTGTTCAGGTATTTTGAAAAAGCGCCCACGGTGTTGGATATCGACATCTCATTATCGTTTAGCACCACCAATACATTTTTCTTCAAGTCACCCGCATGATTTAACGCCTCCAGAGACATTCCAGCTCCTATAGCGCCATCGCCCACGACAGCCACAACCGATCTCTTGTATCCCAGTATCGCATCGGCGCAGGCCATCCCCAGAGCAGCCGATATGGCGTTCCCGCTATGGCCACACGTAAAGGGATCATAAACGCTCTCATTTTTGTCCGGGAAACCGCTGATCCCTTTATATTGTCTTAAGGTTGGAAATTTCGATTTTCGGCCGGTAAGAATCTTGTGGACATATGCCTGATGACCTACATCCCATACAATTTTATCCCTCTTAAAATCGAAACAATAATGGAGAGCAATGGTTAACTCAACCACGCCAAGATTTGAAGAGAGATGACCTGGATTTTTTGAAACAACGTCCACGATTAATTCCCGAATTTCCGTTGCGAGTTTAGGCAAATCCTCCATTTTTAACTTTTTCAAATCTTCCGGGCATTCAATACAATCCAATATTTTGCTCATATTTTATCGTATGGATAAATCTAAAAAGTTTAAAGTTTATCGAATATTCACTCAATGTTCATTTTGCATTGTTATTTTGGGTCGTTTCAGTCCCAAAATCCCTGGTACGAAAGGCGCCGTTTTCATCTTTCACTAAGATTTGAATCTTTTTTTCCGCGCCTTCTAACAGGACGACGCACTGTTTGTACAGTTTAATACCATCTTCGTATCCGGACAAGGTTTCATCAAGCGGCAAATCTCCCTTTTCGAGTCGTTCTACGATATCTTCCAATCCTTTTAGCGCTTCCTCAAATTTTATCTTTGCCATATATTAAAAATTCGACCCTACTTTAGTATCTCAACAACCGAAGATACAATACCACCAGTAAAAAATCGTGTCTTCAGCCTTTGACCGACAGTTAATCCTTCAGTTGACTTAATGGGTTTATCATTTTCTCCGTTTGTAGTAATAGAATAACCCCTGTTCAAGACTTTTAACGGACTCACACTCTCCAATCTGCTTGCCAAAGCAGTCAGTCTCTCACGTTCTAATTCCAGGGTATGTCTGCCTGCCGTAACAAGCCGTTGCGCAAGTTCATCCAATTCCTGCTGTAGTCTGAATATCTTATCGAATGGCCTTTTAAATAAAAAACTGTTTTTAATCCTCAGCAATCTGGTTCTGGTAAGCAATATTTTATTATACAATGCTTGTATAAGTCTAGTCTTAATTTTTTCTAACGAATCTTTTACCTGGTCATACCGGGGAACAACCAATTCACCCGCCTCGGTAGGTGTAAGCGCCCTCTTGTCAGCAACTAAGTCCGAAATAGTCACATCAATTTCATGTCCTACTGCTGAAATAACAGGAATTTTCGAGGCATAAATGCTTCGCGCAACTACTTCTTCATTAAACGCCCACAAATCCTCCAAGCTACCGCCTCCTCTTCCTGCAATTATTACGTCGATATCGGCGATAGCATTCAAATCAGTAATCGCCTGTGCAATTTCCTGCGCCGCGCCATCACCCTGTACCTTTACCGGATAGATGAGAATTTCCACTTTTGCAAATCGTCTATTAATTACATTTAAGATGTCTCTGATTGCAGCGCCCGTTAAAGATGTCACAATGGCAATCTTTTTCGGAAGCAAAGGAAGCGGTTTTTTGTGTGCAGGGTCAAACAGACCTTCCTTTTCAAGACGCTCCTTTAATTGTAAAAATGCCAGTTGCAATGCCCCAATCCCTTTTGGCTCAATACGTTCAATAATCAACTGATACTGACCGCGGGCTTCGTACACAGTGACTGAACCAAAAGCCAAAACCTCCATCCCGTCCCTTACCTCAAATTTTATATTGTTCACAACGGTTTTGAAAATAACGGCCTGAAGTTGTGCATCGGCATCTTTCAGTGTCAGATACACGTGTCCTGATGTAGGCCGCCTTACATTAGATGCCTCTCCTACGACCCACAGGTTAAAAAATTCTTGTTCGAGCGAACCGCGTATCCTTCGGGTGAGTTCAGAAATTGTCAGTATCCTGTTTCGGCTTTTTGTTGTATCCAGTAATAAAGGCAACATCTCATTAAAGTTCATATATGAATTTCACTGTTGAGATTCTTCCGTTATACCTCGACTTTGTTCAGCATGACTACGCCCGGAGTGATGTCATATCGGGTGAAGCCAGGGAATCCAATTTAATCACCCTCTTTAACTTCGATTCTCCGTATGCTTTCTGCATTACCTGTTTGGCTGTCCACAACCACCTTCACACCACTTATCCGGATATCCTTCTCTGCCACATCAAATCGAGTGGGCATCTGGGTCACAATTGCCTTTAATACGCACTCAATCTTTCTTCCCAGGACTGATTCATGCGGACCGGTCATCCCCAAATCGCTGATAAATGCCGTTCCTTTGGGCAAAATTTTTTCATCCGCAGTGGGCACATGGGTATGGGTGCCGACAACGGCGCTCACCTTACCGTCGAGATACCATCCCATGGCAATCTTTTCTGAAGTTGCTTCTGCATGCATGTCCACAAAGATGATTTTTGTCTCTTTTGAAATATTCTTCAAAATCTCATCAGAAGCCCGGAAAGGACAATCTATCGGTTTCATAAACACCCGGCCTAATAAGTTAATCACTCCAATAGGATTGCCCATCCTGGAATTCTTCACAACATAGCCTTTTCCTATTGCCAGAGGCGAATAATTTGCAGGTCTCAGGATGCTTTTATTGGTCTCCAGTGCAGGCAATATTTCCTTTTTATCCCACACATGGTCACCCGTGGTTATAACATCAATGCCATAGGAAAATAATTCCGCTGCTATTTCTCCTGTTATGCCTGCTCCTGCCGCCGCATTTTCTCCATTTGCAATGCAAAAATGTATGTCTTCCCTGTCAATGAATAATTTTAACTTATCTTTCAATATGATACGGCCAGGTTTTCCCACAATATCACCAATAATTAAGACGTTAATTTTCATTCAGTATTCTTTCTGTACATATGCTTAAATTTTTGCGCCAGACGCCTTTCAACGTTGGGTGGAACAAATTGGCTCACACTGCCTCCCAGGCTAACAGCTTCCTTGATAAGTGTAGAATTTAAAAAAGAATATTGTTCACTGGTCATTACAAATACCGTTTCGACTTCTTTATTGAGTACCCGGTTGGTCAGCGCCCTCTGAAATTCATACTCAAAGTCAGATACCGTACGTATGCCACGCAATATAATATTCGTTTTTTGTTTTTTGAGATAATCCACCAACATGCCCTGAAAGCTGTCGACCTCAACATTTTTCAGGTCCTTTACATGCTCCTGAATCATTTCCATACGTTCCGCCACGGAGAACAGAGCATCTTTTAGCGGATTACATCCCACCGAAACGACCAACATGTCGAAAATAAGGCTCCCCCTCTTGATTACATCAAGGTGTCCGTTGGTAACAGGATCAAATGTTCCTGGATAAACTGCCTTTTTCATCGTAACTATATCTCAAAACCAAAAACGTCTTGATCTTTTTTCCAATCCTTTCGGTGTTATATCAAACCTGTAGGAGCTATCATTTCTCACCGGATCCAGCTCGAGCGTAAGACTCCCTACCCAATCATGAAAGTAACGGGATAATACAAAATTTGTTTTCAGATTCTTAGGTTTATTTTCCGTATCTCTGTCCCCGCCATCCTCAATTTCTAGCGACCTGAAGTCGTACTTTTCCCCCGCCATTATCCTCCATTTTTCACTAATCGTGTAATCAGCCCCAAGGATAAGGGTGGAACTGATATCCCTGATAAATCGGTGTCCGATAAAATATTGCCAGTCGGGAGGATTATAAATCTCAAGTCCCGAGGTAAAAACATCAAACTGAAAATCTTCCGTGTTAAACTCGTTCCTTTCAGAAACAAATGCAACGATATCCGTCAGTTGGGAACGAAAGTCTATATTGATAAAGTTATCCCTTCTGATGATAATGCCATTGATGCCATCATTGTAAAGACCGGCGCTCGTAGGAAACATATAATAATCCACGTTAAAATCGACAAAATCTACTGTTTTCTCAAAACCAGGTTCTCCCCGTTTTGTCTGTAATTTGTTTTTTACCCCTATAACGGCAACCTGGGATGAATCCAAAGCATCAATCGCATCATGCTGATGAAATTCGCTGGGGTCTTCTGTAACAACCGGACTGTAAATATAACGCAACTCCGGAACGAAGATGTGCCGCAGGCGATTTATTTTAAAGAAATCGTTGTAAACACTATAACTCCTCCAATGCGTCGAACTCCAATCAAATCCAAAAGAACCGATAAACCGCCCTGTAGCAGGGCCATTTTCCTCATCAACAGAGCCAGACGTGTCAATGCTTTCCGTATAGCCGGTGGCTCTGCCTTCAACAAACGGATTTATGTTAAAAACCCATGGCTTGAATGGCATACTTACCCGGCTCACGCTATCAACCCTTGCAAGAGATTGTGGTTGAATCTCCGGCTCAGTCTGTTCGAAAGATCCGT contains:
- the xseB gene encoding exodeoxyribonuclease VII small subunit; translation: MAKIKFEEALKGLEDIVERLEKGDLPLDETLSGYEDGIKLYKQCVVLLEGAEKKIQILVKDENGAFRTRDFGTETTQNNNAK
- a CDS encoding NAD(+)/NADH kinase produces the protein MKKILVLGDLSKKKIFDTISGLKPWLEKHVIAEVIDLSKERKFEKPGAEIAVVFGGDGALLSTCRGLGRNQIPIIGVHMGRFGFLAELMERNVCASLEKIFTGNYRVRKRMLLLCRLERAGKIVNESTGINDGVISRSSLSRLISIKLHINGEDVATYRADGLIISTPLGSTAHSLSAGGPLLTPDLNAFIIVPICPHTLTNRPLVVSGDVKIEMEILSQLSGAGFTVDGQVFTELEMGDKIKIERSDIEVQMIDTGTRTFYGVLREKLNWGGQPNYGRN
- the xseA gene encoding exodeoxyribonuclease VII large subunit; translation: MNFNEMLPLLLDTTKSRNRILTISELTRRIRGSLEQEFFNLWVVGEASNVRRPTSGHVYLTLKDADAQLQAVIFKTVVNNIKFEVRDGMEVLAFGSVTVYEARGQYQLIIERIEPKGIGALQLAFLQLKERLEKEGLFDPAHKKPLPLLPKKIAIVTSLTGAAIRDILNVINRRFAKVEILIYPVKVQGDGAAQEIAQAITDLNAIADIDVIIAGRGGGSLEDLWAFNEEVVARSIYASKIPVISAVGHEIDVTISDLVADKRALTPTEAGELVVPRYDQVKDSLEKIKTRLIQALYNKILLTRTRLLRIKNSFLFKRPFDKIFRLQQELDELAQRLVTAGRHTLELERERLTALASRLESVSPLKVLNRGYSITTNGENDKPIKSTEGLTVGQRLKTRFFTGGIVSSVVEILK
- the dxs gene encoding 1-deoxy-D-xylulose-5-phosphate synthase, translated to MSKILDCIECPEDLKKLKMEDLPKLATEIRELIVDVVSKNPGHLSSNLGVVELTIALHYCFDFKRDKIVWDVGHQAYVHKILTGRKSKFPTLRQYKGISGFPDKNESVYDPFTCGHSGNAISAALGMACADAILGYKRSVVAVVGDGAIGAGMSLEALNHAGDLKKNVLVVLNDNEMSISNTVGAFSKYLNKIRTAPLFADLKKEARNLLNLLPVFGKPVEKTLEHIVELIRKGAAPGQIFVELGFNYFGPIDGHDFRILIETLNDIKHLEGPVLLHVATEKGRGFEPACQNPTQYHSAGKFEMCDGKIKQSSNDAKRVSYTNIFGDTLVELAKTDLKVVGITAAMPDGTGMVSFGKKFPDRFYDVGICEQHAVGLANGLSAGGLKPVVAIYSTFLQRAYDQVFHDVCLQRNKVVFVLDRAGIVGNDGPTHNGVFDIAYLRNLPEIVLMAPKDGNELRSMLKLALDSDKTVAIRYPKEDVPDEKPNLPYKTFEIGRSEVLREGTDGVLLAYGAMVYRCLQAAEKLSEKGIEVTVVNARFAKPLDKELILKLVRNHKLIITVEDHALMGGFGSAVLELVSDAREDAGKIVRMGIPDRFVEHGPRNLILKNIGLDEDGIADKFIATLGFMDIHNSFTKTGKRRLTV
- a CDS encoding thiamine pyrophosphate-dependent enzyme, producing MRPIYERPKTFNDTATHFCPGCGHGIVLRLIAEIIDAWGIRGKTIGLAPVGCAVLAYNYLDIDMCEAAHGRPPAVATGIKRVHPDHIVFAYQGDGDLAAIGTAEIIHAANRGENITFIFVNNAIYGMTNGQMAPTTLLGQKTATTPSGRDAINYGNPIRVCELLSVLDGTSYLERVCLSSPENIRKTKKAIEKGFKTQREKKGFSLIEILSPCPIYWRMDPNEAMKYIDEEMSSTFPLGVVKDWESKN
- a CDS encoding 3-methyl-2-oxobutanoate dehydrogenase subunit VorB, giving the protein MMKQLLTGNEAAAEAAIVAGCRYYYGYPITPQNELINYMSIRMPQVGGAFIQAESEIAAISMVHGSAAAGGRAMTSSSSPGISLKQEGISYLAGSELPCVIVNIQRGGPGLGDISASQADYFQAVKGGGHGDYHTIVLAPSSVQEMADLVYDAFDLADKYRNPVMILGDAQIGQLMEPVEFQKKPKKNISPKNWALTGAEGRKRNIVKSFYPVKGQLEEFNAHLQRKYKIIEEHEVRYEAVNTHKADIVLVAYGTSARICKEVVRKSRRLEFKVGLIRPITLWPFPKEIIQKVSEKVQCILTVEMSAGQMVEDVRLSVEGRCPVHFYGRTGGGVPTSSEVIKKIVEVVPGNRAANTLLQLAEVK
- a CDS encoding 2-oxoacid:acceptor oxidoreductase family protein, translating into MIEKIILAGFGGQGMMLLGKLLAQAAMTNGKYVTYFPSYGTEVRGGTAVYHLIVSSEEIFSPLIEEADTIIVMNQPSYQKYKGMLRPGGLLVLNASMITLDSTPDAKIYKVPATEIASKLGNVLASNIVMLGAYLSIKKLFSASLILDQLQTMLKGKKGNLFAINKQALESGMQVIESAYHQSVS
- the coaD gene encoding pantetheine-phosphate adenylyltransferase, with the translated sequence MKKAVYPGTFDPVTNGHLDVIKRGSLIFDMLVVSVGCNPLKDALFSVAERMEMIQEHVKDLKNVEVDSFQGMLVDYLKKQKTNIILRGIRTVSDFEYEFQRALTNRVLNKEVETVFVMTSEQYSFLNSTLIKEAVSLGGSVSQFVPPNVERRLAQKFKHMYRKNTE
- a CDS encoding TIGR00282 family metallophosphoesterase, coding for MKINVLIIGDIVGKPGRIILKDKLKLFIDREDIHFCIANGENAAAGAGITGEIAAELFSYGIDVITTGDHVWDKKEILPALETNKSILRPANYSPLAIGKGYVVKNSRMGNPIGVINLLGRVFMKPIDCPFRASDEILKNISKETKIIFVDMHAEATSEKIAMGWYLDGKVSAVVGTHTHVPTADEKILPKGTAFISDLGMTGPHESVLGRKIECVLKAIVTQMPTRFDVAEKDIRISGVKVVVDSQTGNAESIRRIEVKEGD
- a CDS encoding 4Fe-4S dicluster domain-containing protein codes for the protein MAVIRIKENYCKGCLLCIPVCHNKSLVVSDAINEHGLHPVKFREDSECDGCKKCAIMCPDVAIEIYN